In the genome of Cheilinus undulatus linkage group 6, ASM1832078v1, whole genome shotgun sequence, one region contains:
- the spef1 gene encoding sperm flagellar protein 1, with amino-acid sequence MNRELNEEELQDLYAWIDKIPLSRPKRHITRDFSDGVMAAEVVKHFIPKIVDLHNYVPANSTQQKISNWNLLNRKVFSKLNFVVQEETVRRIVLNTAGVIEPVLNALRDKIERKLEHTTDNILICNDLQYYDHKNQDKLQTEIHQNEAKLLAQLAGDDTKKEEKNKLKAGKPQQTAQFYPNMDPALRLILQEKEKDVMALKETVEILQMKVSRLEHLVHLKDMRIEDLLRHLETYKGKGNAH; translated from the exons ATGAACCGAGAACTGAACGAAGAGGAGTTACAGGATTTGTACGCATGGATAGACAAAATTCCTCTGTCTCGGCCGAAAAGACACATCACTCGAGACTTCAGCGACGGag TGATGGCTGCAGAGGTTGTCAAACATTTCATCCCCAAGATAGTTGACCTGCACAACTATGTTcctgcaaactccacacagcaGAAGATCAGCAACTGGAACCTTCTAAACAG GAAGGTGTTTTCCAAGCTGAACTTTGTTGTGCAAGAGGAGACAGTGAGGAGGATTGTACTGAACACTGCTGGAGTGATAGAGCCTGTACTGAACGCCCTCAGGGACAAGATAGAGAGGAAACTGGAGCACACCACAGACAATATACTGATCTGTAAT GATTTGCAGTACTATGACCACAAGAACCAGGACAAACTCCAAACAG AAATCCACCAGAATGAAGCCAAACTTCTGGCCCAGCTGGCAGGAGATGACacgaaaaaagaagaaaagaacaaaCTAAAGGCTGG TAAACCACAGCAAACAGCACAGTTTTACCCCAACATGGACCCTGCTTTACGACTGATCCTGCAGGAAAAGGAGAAAGATGTCATGGCTTTGAAGGAAACCGTGGAG ATCCTGCAGATGAAAGTCAGTCGCTTGGAGCACCTGGTTCACCTGAAGGACATGAGGATAGAAGATCTGCTACGGCATCTGGAGACGTACAAAGGAAAAGGCAACGCACACTGA